TCGCGCCGGGGCCAGCCGGATCTGGTACGGATCTCGCCCGCCCCGCGCGTAATTCCGCGATCGCCGCGTCGCGCTCGGCTAGGATCCAGCCGCGCGCGGCGGGAATGTGGACAACCCGCCGCTTCGTTTCTCGTTCGGCGTTGCCTGGCTGACGCAGTGACGTGCGTCTGTGGTGGTTGCAGTGGGGAGAGGAGGGGAGGCGGGAGTGATGGAGGCCGCCGACCACGGGAAGCTCTTTGTCGGCGGCATCTCGTGGGAGACGAGCGAGGACCGCCTCCGCGAGTACTTCGGCCGCTTCGGCGAGGTCACCGAGGCCGTCATCATGCGGGACCGCAGCACGGGGCGTGCCCGCGGGTTCGGCTTTGTGGTCTTCGCCGATGCTGCTGTCGCCGAGCGCGTCACTACGGAAAAACATATGATCGACGGACGAATGGTAATTTTGTGTTTCAGGGCCAATTCTGTTGTAAAGCTCCTTCCTTTTTTTTGTTTACCCTGACAGCTGAATCGTGCGTTTGGATTTAGGTGGAAGCAAAGAAGGCTGTTCCCAGGGACGACCACAGTATTGTGACCAAGAGCAACGCCAGCAGCATAGGGTCACCTGGACCGGGACGCACCAGGAAGATCTTTGTTGGAGGCCTGCCCTCGAACGTCACGGAGGCTGACTTCAGAAGGTACTTTGAGCAGTTTGGCGTCATCACTGATGTGGTTGTGATGTACGACCACAACACGCAGAGGCCGAGGGGCTTTGGATTCATCACCTACGATTCAGAAGACGCCGTGGACAAAGCCCTGCACAAGAGCTTCCATGAGCTCAATGGTAAAATGGTTGAGGTCAAGAGGGCTGTTCCAAAGGAGCAGTCGCCTGGACCTGCCGCACGCTCACCTGTGGGAGTGGGGCAGAACTATGCTATGAACAGGGTTCATAGCTTCCTCAATGGCTTCAACCAGGGTTACAATCCGAACCCCATAGGAGGTTACGGCATCAGGGTGGATGGAAGGTATGGCTTGATTTCAGGTGCACGAAATGGGTTCTCTTCTTTTGGACCAGGGTATGGGATGGGCATGAATGTTGAAGGTGGGTTGGGCGGAACATTTGGTGCAAGCTCTGGTTTCATCAGCAACTCCAACGGGAGGCAAATGGGTTCGTACTTCAATGCAAGTTCGAACAGATTGGGTAGCCCTATTGGGTACCTTGGCCTTAATGATGTTCCGGGATCAATGTTGAGTTCCATGTCTAGGAATGTTTGGGGTAATGGGAGTCTAAACTACCCGAGCAATCCTACAAATATGAGTGCTTTTGCTTCACCTAGGAATGGGGGCCAAGTCAGTCTTCCCAGTGACAATTGGGGAGGTCTTCCTTCTGCTCATGGGATGGACAACATTTCAAGCCTTGGGTCAGGGAACCTTGGTCGTGGAACTGGAGATAATAACTTTGGTTTGCCTTCTGGTAGCTATGGCAGGAACAACTCAACTGGTACAATTGGTGAGCCTTTTTCTGCAGCAGGCAATACATATGAAGTAAACAATCGAGATACATATGGGAGCAGCTCTATTTATGGTGGCACAGCCTGGAGGTTCGCATCATCTGAGGTTGAC
This portion of the Zea mays cultivar B73 chromosome 2, Zm-B73-REFERENCE-NAM-5.0, whole genome shotgun sequence genome encodes:
- the LOC100273889 gene encoding Heterogeneous nuclear ribonucleoprotein 1 translates to MEAADHGKLFVGGISWETSEDRLREYFGRFGEVTEAVIMRDRSTGRARGFGFVVFADAAVAERVTTEKHMIDGRMVEAKKAVPRDDHSIVTKSNASSIGSPGPGRTRKIFVGGLPSNVTEADFRRYFEQFGVITDVVVMYDHNTQRPRGFGFITYDSEDAVDKALHKSFHELNGKMVEVKRAVPKEQSPGPAARSPVGVGQNYAMNRVHSFLNGFNQGYNPNPIGGYGIRVDGRYGLISGARNGFSSFGPGYGMGMNVEGGLGGTFGASSGFISNSNGRQMGSYFNASSNRLGSPIGYLGLNDVPGSMLSSMSRNVWGNGSLNYPSNPTNMSAFASPRNGGQVSLPSDNWGGLPSAHGMDNISSLGSGNLGRGTGDNNFGLPSGSYGRNNSTGTIGEPFSAAGNTYEVNNRDTYGSSSIYGGTAWRFASSEVDMPSFVHDIGNVDPTIK